A section of the Candidatus Tisiphia endosymbiont of Nedyus quadrimaculatus genome encodes:
- a CDS encoding Rpn family recombination-promoting nuclease/putative transposase, with amino-acid sequence MFLSKFLDPRNDFCFRKIFGSEKNKDILVHFLNDVLKCKENEQIIEVTFLPTIQDPDIAIYRKSIVDVLCKDQHGNQFIVEMQVSKHPGFEKRAQYYAAKAYSQQRIEEDEKHKKLAVYAKLKGVIFLAIADFVMFEDKEHWKSEHRLLDTKTYAHDLKDFYFVFLELEKFKKTIDELKTIEEKWMYFFKHAGDSKLTLTEIEHLIGKDEIIRRAFEAVDQASWSEAELNTYEQITKTRLDNLAVELQKIEDAEARGEARGEARGKAEEKIATAKEMLIDNEPIEKIVKFTKLTIKKIEQLKKEIEVLKEE; translated from the coding sequence ATGTTTTTATCAAAGTTTCTTGATCCTAGAAATGATTTTTGTTTTCGTAAAATCTTTGGTAGTGAAAAGAACAAAGATATACTTGTACATTTTTTAAACGATGTTCTTAAGTGTAAAGAAAATGAGCAAATAATTGAGGTGACGTTTTTACCAACTATCCAAGACCCTGATATTGCTATTTACAGAAAGTCTATTGTTGATGTGTTATGTAAAGATCAACACGGTAATCAATTCATAGTAGAGATGCAGGTAAGTAAGCATCCAGGATTTGAAAAAAGAGCCCAATATTATGCAGCTAAAGCATATTCTCAGCAAAGAATTGAGGAAGATGAGAAACACAAGAAACTAGCAGTATACGCCAAATTAAAAGGAGTAATATTTTTAGCAATAGCGGATTTTGTGATGTTTGAAGATAAAGAACATTGGAAATCGGAGCATCGTCTTTTAGATACAAAGACCTATGCCCATGATTTAAAAGATTTTTACTTTGTTTTTTTAGAGCTTGAGAAATTTAAAAAAACTATAGATGAGCTAAAAACTATTGAAGAGAAGTGGATGTATTTTTTTAAGCATGCAGGAGATAGTAAATTAACATTAACAGAAATAGAGCATTTAATAGGTAAGGATGAAATCATTAGAAGAGCCTTTGAGGCAGTAGACCAAGCTAGCTGGTCAGAGGCAGAACTTAACACCTATGAGCAAATAACTAAAACTCGTCTTGATAATTTAGCGGTAGAGCTGCAAAAAATTGAAGATGCTGAAGCTAGAGGTGAAGCTAGAGGTGAAGCTAGAGGTAAAGCTGAAGAAAAAATAGCTACAGCAAAAGAAATGTTAATTGATAATGAGCCAATAGAAAAAATAGTTAAATTTACAAAACTAACCATTAAAAAAATAGAACAGTTAAAAAAAGAAATAGAAGTGTTAAAAGAAGAATAA
- a CDS encoding IS256 family transposase has product MNKKTNESIKQAVDLLIDNDTDVSTILKEGGLLKELTKRLIEKALQSEMNNHLGYDKYSCADNDNARNGITSKKLISEHGAVEIEVPRDRHNTFEPAILPKRQKRFDGFDDKVLSLYAKGMSISDIKIQLQELYSVEISEGLISQITDDVMDEVKAWQSRPLEEIYPIVFFDCLVVKVRQDKRIINKAVYVALGIDLSGKKDILGLWISENEGAKFWLGNFTEMKNRGLKDILIACSDNLTGMSEAIEAVYPKTEHQLCIVHQIRNSLKYVSYKDRKQLSSDLKPIYTAVTEEQAHLALVSFEEKWNKQYPQIAKSWYNNWDNLMIFLGYPESIRKVIYTTNSVESVNSQLRKVTNNKRVFPNDNAVFKSLYLTINYMTKKWTMPIPNWNEAMAHLMIKFEDRLNKI; this is encoded by the coding sequence ATGAATAAAAAAACTAATGAATCAATAAAGCAAGCAGTAGATTTATTAATAGATAATGATACAGATGTAAGTACAATACTGAAAGAAGGAGGTTTATTAAAAGAATTGACCAAACGTTTAATAGAGAAGGCACTGCAGTCAGAAATGAATAATCATCTAGGCTATGATAAATACAGTTGTGCAGATAATGATAATGCTCGTAATGGTATAACTAGCAAAAAACTGATCTCCGAACATGGAGCTGTAGAAATAGAAGTACCAAGGGATAGGCATAATACCTTTGAACCCGCAATACTACCAAAACGCCAGAAACGTTTTGATGGTTTTGACGATAAAGTACTATCATTATATGCTAAAGGCATGAGTATATCTGATATTAAGATTCAGTTACAGGAGTTATACAGTGTTGAAATAAGTGAAGGCTTAATCAGCCAAATTACTGATGATGTAATGGATGAGGTTAAAGCTTGGCAGAGTCGACCATTAGAAGAGATATATCCGATAGTATTTTTTGATTGTTTAGTAGTAAAAGTCAGGCAAGATAAAAGGATAATCAATAAGGCAGTATATGTTGCATTAGGAATTGATTTATCTGGTAAAAAAGATATATTGGGATTATGGATCAGTGAAAATGAAGGGGCAAAATTTTGGCTCGGTAATTTTACCGAAATGAAAAATAGAGGGCTAAAAGATATACTGATTGCCTGTAGCGATAATCTTACTGGTATGTCTGAGGCAATAGAAGCAGTTTATCCAAAAACAGAACATCAATTGTGTATTGTACATCAGATTAGAAATAGTTTAAAATATGTGTCGTATAAAGATAGGAAGCAACTGTCTAGCGATTTAAAGCCGATATATACTGCAGTAACGGAAGAACAAGCCCATTTAGCTTTAGTATCTTTTGAAGAAAAATGGAATAAACAATATCCACAAATTGCCAAATCATGGTATAATAATTGGGACAATCTAATGATTTTTCTAGGGTATCCTGAGTCAATTAGAAAGGTAATTTATACAACTAATTCAGTTGAATCTGTCAATAGTCAATTGCGTAAAGTAACAAATAATAAGCGGGTTTTTCCTAATGATAATGCTGTTTTTAAAAGTTTATATTTGACAATTAACTATATGACCAAAAAATGGACTATGCCCATTCCAAACTGGAATGAAGCTATGGCTCATTTGATGATTAAATTTGAGGATAGGCTTAACAAAATTTAA
- a CDS encoding PD-(D/E)XK nuclease family transposase, whose amino-acid sequence MSTNSKTLVSLDYAIKYLLKDKGDYEIVEGFISAILKDAGYLPVKITGLLESESNKESEDLKQSVADVIVEDKQGHKYIVEIDRAYTSSFLHKACFNSCRLIVDNIGISEDYSTIKKVFHISLIYFPYSNMKSPLYHGQTIFRKTDEHSRHMHIGDMGGRIVDIHNIFPEYFVISVPIFNDVINDEMDEWLYFAKHSEVRDDFKSPYMKKVAERLSILKMTPKEREAYRHYVHKNLKERDYLLSAKEERSIEMAKRMLADNEPIEKIIKYTELSIEEIEVLRENLAEDTTTVLDED is encoded by the coding sequence ATGAGTACGAATAGTAAAACATTGGTATCGTTAGACTATGCGATTAAATATCTACTCAAAGATAAAGGTGATTATGAAATAGTCGAGGGCTTTATTTCGGCTATACTCAAAGATGCTGGTTACTTACCAGTAAAAATCACTGGTTTACTTGAGAGTGAGAGCAATAAAGAAAGTGAAGACCTAAAGCAAAGCGTAGCTGATGTTATCGTTGAAGACAAGCAAGGTCATAAATATATTGTTGAAATAGATCGTGCGTACACTAGTTCATTTTTGCATAAAGCCTGCTTTAATAGTTGTAGGTTGATTGTTGATAATATTGGTATCAGTGAGGATTATAGTACTATCAAGAAAGTATTCCATATCAGTTTAATATATTTTCCATATTCAAATATGAAATCACCGTTATATCATGGTCAGACTATATTTAGAAAAACTGACGAGCATTCTAGACACATGCATATTGGTGATATGGGTGGTAGGATTGTTGATATTCATAATATATTTCCGGAATATTTTGTTATTTCCGTACCAATTTTTAACGATGTTATAAACGATGAAATGGATGAATGGTTATATTTTGCTAAACATTCTGAAGTAAGAGACGATTTTAAGTCACCTTATATGAAGAAAGTAGCTGAGCGTCTTAGCATTCTAAAAATGACTCCAAAGGAACGTGAAGCCTATCGCCACTATGTCCATAAAAACTTAAAAGAACGTGATTATCTACTTTCAGCTAAAGAAGAAAGAAGTATAGAAATGGCAAAAAGAATGCTAGCTGATAATGAGCCGATAGAAAAAATAATTAAATATACAGAACTATCCATTGAAGAAATAGAAGTGCTACGTGAAAATTTGGCTGAAGACACGACTACTGTACTTGACGAAGATTAA
- a CDS encoding portal protein, translating into MNWFNLSIVIEDENQYQQQLTSAELNILAQMLEKAIMDIFNNPASNFYNQIHQFFLNLAAFGTAIFYVEEDPALTQTLFFRNINLQECYFEEDKFGFVNTMYRLFTMPIKAASAKWPDFADFKERLAKNPDETIEILHIVSPQSQNQSGKGAKRLMTTLAYSSEYIHLAEQKIISQSGYSYFPFFVTRWIKEEGQVYGYAPAHHVLPDIKLLNSLRQITLKVAQKQLDPPLLVPKDGYYLPLYTTPGSVNFYRNGMADKIMPLTGMENILPTEIEQNQCRDAIFKAFYVDIFRMQKENKEMTATEVQIRTEEQYRLMSPMVGRIETEFLNPLITAIYQTLIKYNRVPILEGATRPPNIDIEYVSPLSKAQKSSTISSVEQVLGFFQRSGISNFYPEIYDNINWDECFKLFCELRGTPSSILKSEQEVLQLRQQRRMMHLQQQIQQQMQGQQNETIN; encoded by the coding sequence ATGAACTGGTTTAACCTTAGCATAGTAATTGAGGATGAAAATCAATACCAACAGCAATTAACATCAGCTGAACTGAACATACTAGCCCAAATGCTAGAAAAAGCCATAATGGATATATTCAACAATCCGGCTTCTAATTTCTATAATCAAATACATCAGTTTTTCCTAAATCTAGCTGCCTTTGGTACAGCAATATTCTATGTCGAAGAAGATCCAGCGTTAACCCAAACTCTATTTTTCCGTAATATTAATTTACAGGAATGTTATTTTGAAGAGGATAAGTTTGGTTTTGTCAATACAATGTACCGACTCTTTACCATGCCAATTAAAGCCGCATCAGCTAAATGGCCAGACTTTGCCGATTTCAAGGAAAGATTAGCCAAGAATCCTGATGAGACCATAGAGATATTGCACATAGTTAGCCCACAAAGTCAGAATCAGAGTGGCAAAGGTGCAAAGAGATTAATGACAACACTTGCCTATAGTTCAGAATATATCCATCTCGCTGAACAAAAAATTATCAGTCAATCAGGTTATTCGTACTTTCCATTTTTTGTTACGCGATGGATTAAAGAAGAAGGTCAAGTGTATGGATATGCTCCTGCTCACCATGTACTACCTGATATTAAATTACTCAATAGTTTAAGACAAATTACCCTGAAAGTAGCACAAAAACAACTAGACCCACCATTATTAGTGCCTAAAGATGGCTATTACTTACCTCTTTACACTACGCCGGGTAGTGTTAACTTTTACCGTAATGGCATGGCGGATAAAATAATGCCCCTAACTGGTATGGAGAATATCCTACCGACTGAAATCGAGCAGAATCAATGCCGCGATGCGATATTTAAGGCATTCTATGTTGATATATTCAGAATGCAGAAAGAAAACAAAGAAATGACTGCCACTGAGGTGCAAATTAGAACGGAGGAGCAATACCGGTTAATGTCACCAATGGTAGGTAGAATCGAGACGGAATTTCTAAACCCGTTAATCACTGCGATATATCAAACTCTAATTAAATACAACAGAGTACCGATTCTAGAGGGAGCAACTAGGCCGCCTAATATTGATATTGAATATGTATCACCATTATCAAAAGCTCAGAAATCATCAACCATATCTAGCGTTGAACAAGTATTGGGCTTCTTCCAAAGGAGCGGCATCAGTAATTTCTACCCTGAGATTTACGATAACATCAACTGGGATGAATGTTTTAAACTATTTTGCGAGCTTAGAGGAACACCAAGCTCAATCCTCAAGAGTGAACAAGAAGTACTACAGCTTAGACAACAACGTAGGATGATGCATTTACAACAACAAATCCAACAACAAATGCAAGGACAACAAAATGAAACTATCAATTAA
- a CDS encoding DUF1828 domain-containing protein, producing MASNLCVVSNIEHLLVSYHQWLEEKTTWKQLKDWVEITTPYLDCHNDYIQIYLKQEGNSYILTDDGWTIDDLSQFSSLPDSAKWQRFLETTLNGFGVHKNNNEMFVKTNQHNFALNKHNLIQAILAVNNFLITND from the coding sequence ATGGCTTCAAATTTGTGTGTGGTTAGCAATATAGAACATCTTTTGGTAAGTTACCATCAGTGGCTAGAAGAGAAAACAACATGGAAACAATTAAAAGATTGGGTGGAGATAACTACCCCTTATCTTGACTGCCATAATGACTACATACAAATTTATCTAAAACAAGAGGGGAATAGTTATATCCTAACTGATGATGGTTGGACTATCGATGATTTAAGCCAATTCAGTAGTTTGCCTGATTCTGCTAAATGGCAAAGATTTCTAGAAACGACTCTTAATGGTTTTGGTGTACATAAAAATAATAATGAAATGTTTGTTAAAACCAATCAGCACAATTTTGCCTTAAATAAACATAATCTTATTCAAGCAATTCTAGCAGTTAATAATTTTTTAATAACGAACGATTAA
- a CDS encoding phosphatidylglycerophosphatase A, translating to MSKRKKFVELFVTFFYIGRIKYCPGTFGSLAAFPLCYLIVYLSITNQLIFSFTNFTTLQAQFITLLICLLLFILGTYFSSIYIQYGTQDDPKEVVIDEVVGQMLTIILSCFSVVFVNYSGLTKYLSSQIINFIFLFALPLVLFRFFDIIKPWPINWLDSNIKGGIGIMVDDIAAAIFASVMHYAITFTLINWFG from the coding sequence ATGTCTAAAAGAAAAAAATTTGTAGAACTTTTTGTAACTTTTTTCTATATAGGTAGAATAAAATACTGTCCTGGTACATTTGGGTCTTTAGCTGCTTTCCCTTTGTGTTACTTGATCGTATATCTTTCTATAACTAATCAACTAATTTTTTCATTTACTAATTTCACAACTTTACAAGCACAATTTATTACTCTTTTGATTTGCCTATTGTTATTTATATTAGGCACATACTTCTCTTCAATATACATACAATATGGTACACAGGACGATCCAAAAGAAGTGGTGATTGATGAGGTAGTTGGTCAAATGCTAACAATAATACTAAGTTGTTTTTCTGTGGTTTTCGTAAACTACTCAGGACTTACAAAATATTTAAGTTCACAAATAATAAATTTTATCTTTTTATTTGCTTTGCCCTTAGTGTTGTTTAGATTTTTTGATATAATAAAACCATGGCCAATAAATTGGCTCGATTCTAATATCAAAGGGGGTATTGGTATTATGGTAGATGACATTGCAGCAGCAATCTTTGCTTCAGTCATGCATTATGCTATCACTTTTACTTTAATAAATTGGTTTGGCTAA
- a CDS encoding aspartate kinase: MSIIVQKFGGTSVANIARIKEIIPIIKLEKQHGNQVIIVVSAMAGVTNQLVTLCNEVSSLKTNSELAEYDAALCSGEMVTASLLALKLQEQGMNARSVLAWQLPILTNDNYSKALVEQLSTSLLIECIKQNIIPIVAGFQGVTNHNRLTTLGRGGSDTTASLIAAAMKADRCDIYTDVEGVFTADPRIVPGATKLSQISFEEMLEFTSCGAKVLHPRSLEVAIRYNVPIRVLSSFLLPLYHEKNGTLITSRDKIMENRKITGITSNKNLLQLVVSSQLSFSKICNLIADHNIHLELMENIEENIQYSFIIQLSDKNKLQHLLDDLKNTNQINNFIIDSQISIVSIIGYGIKNDQTLLGMVLNELEKENISVKKIQISEIKISILIKDLDTEKTIRCLHQLFALSEN; encoded by the coding sequence ATGTCAATAATAGTTCAAAAATTTGGTGGAACTTCCGTTGCTAACATTGCAAGAATAAAAGAAATTATTCCAATTATTAAGCTTGAAAAGCAGCATGGCAATCAAGTAATAATTGTCGTTTCAGCTATGGCCGGGGTTACCAACCAGCTAGTTACTCTATGTAATGAAGTTTCTAGTCTTAAGACTAATTCAGAACTAGCAGAATATGATGCCGCTCTTTGTAGCGGGGAGATGGTAACAGCATCCTTACTAGCCCTTAAACTACAAGAACAAGGCATGAATGCAAGATCTGTGCTGGCATGGCAATTACCGATCTTAACCAATGATAATTATAGCAAAGCTTTGGTTGAACAACTCTCTACTAGTTTATTAATAGAATGTATTAAGCAAAACATCATCCCAATAGTTGCTGGATTCCAAGGTGTCACTAATCATAATAGGTTGACAACGCTTGGTCGAGGAGGGTCAGATACTACCGCCTCTTTAATTGCAGCTGCTATGAAAGCTGATAGATGTGATATATACACTGATGTGGAAGGAGTGTTTACTGCCGATCCTCGAATTGTCCCGGGAGCAACAAAATTATCACAGATTAGTTTCGAAGAAATGCTGGAATTTACATCTTGTGGGGCTAAAGTGCTGCATCCACGTTCCTTAGAGGTTGCTATTAGATATAATGTACCCATACGCGTTTTATCATCGTTTTTACTCCCATTATACCACGAAAAAAACGGTACACTAATAACATCTAGAGATAAAATTATGGAAAATAGGAAAATTACTGGTATTACTTCCAACAAAAATTTATTACAACTAGTGGTATCCTCCCAATTGAGTTTTTCTAAGATATGCAACCTCATCGCTGACCATAATATTCACCTAGAATTAATGGAAAATATTGAGGAAAATATACAATATAGTTTCATTATCCAACTATCTGATAAAAATAAATTACAACATTTACTAGATGATCTAAAAAATACTAATCAAATAAATAATTTTATCATTGACAGTCAAATTTCTATAGTATCAATTATTGGTTATGGTATTAAAAATGATCAAACCCTACTTGGTATGGTATTAAATGAACTAGAAAAAGAAAATATATCAGTGAAAAAGATACAAATCTCAGAAATTAAAATTTCTATCCTAATAAAAGACCTAGATACCGAAAAAACAATACGTTGCTTGCATCAATTATTTGCATTATCAGAAAATTAA
- the rpmA gene encoding 50S ribosomal protein L27: protein MATKKAGGSSRNGRDSAGRRLGLKKYDGQYVIPGNIIVRQRGTKFYPGKNVGLGRDHTLFALIAGKVEFSSKKNHKIVNIV from the coding sequence ATGGCAACTAAAAAAGCTGGTGGTAGTTCTAGAAACGGCAGAGATTCAGCCGGTCGTAGGTTGGGTCTCAAAAAATATGATGGACAATATGTGATACCAGGTAACATTATTGTTAGACAACGTGGCACTAAATTTTACCCAGGTAAAAATGTTGGACTTGGTAGAGATCATACGTTATTTGCCTTGATTGCAGGCAAAGTAGAATTTTCTAGTAAGAAAAACCATAAAATAGTCAATATTGTGTAG
- the rplU gene encoding 50S ribosomal protein L21, producing MFAIVKSGGKQYKVGRNSVIKVEKIDGERGSKIQFDQILMIGEDSKPSFIGTPMVKGALVTAEITNQFKDNKVIVFKKKRRQNYRRKTGHRQELTELKILDITKL from the coding sequence ATGTTCGCAATCGTCAAATCAGGCGGGAAACAGTATAAAGTCGGCAGAAACAGTGTCATCAAAGTAGAAAAAATTGACGGTGAAAGAGGTTCAAAAATCCAATTTGACCAAATATTGATGATTGGTGAAGATTCAAAGCCATCTTTTATAGGTACGCCAATGGTTAAAGGAGCTCTTGTTACTGCTGAAATTACTAACCAGTTTAAAGATAATAAGGTTATTGTCTTTAAGAAAAAACGTCGTCAGAATTATCGTCGCAAGACTGGTCATAGACAAGAATTGACCGAACTGAAAATATTAGACATTACTAAACTATAA